Genomic DNA from Hordeum vulgare subsp. vulgare chromosome 2H, MorexV3_pseudomolecules_assembly, whole genome shotgun sequence:
CATTTGGCCGATCTGCCTTAAACTTCTGCTGCTTATAACCATTGTATTAAACATGCCTTAGTGTCAGCAATGAATGTCCAAGAGGATGATGATTTCATATGTCGCCCCAGTCTTAGTGCCCGCTTTGGTGGATCTGTGCTGATTGACTTACTTCTGAATCTCACTCTGTAAATGATTTTTTAGACATTTCTTTTAAAATTATGATTGATTGATGTCCTTGAGCTGGTATCTGAGTTTGTTTCCTATGCTTTGGATGAGGTGGAGCTTATTCTTGTGCCATCTTGTTATATTTTACTCTGATGTCCAGTAACCACCCGGGGGTATTATTAACCGCTTTGTTTAGACACCATGTGTTTCCCTTGATATCCGTTAGTTTCTGTTTTACTTGCCCTGGTGCTGTTTGTTCTGAGCAAGCTGTTTGTTTTTACTGTGCAGCCGTGCCTTCCAGAGGTTTGCTGTGAGGACCAACAAGACTTTGGAGAATCTCTCAACCAAAGGTAGGGTCACTATACCGATTTCTTAATGCTTGAGTGTTGCTCATTTAATGTTTAACCAATTTTGGTGATTATTGGTTTGAGAATATCTTGTCTGAATGTTATGTAAAATCATTTTGTTTGTGGTAGAAAATGTGTCATATATCATTCATACTACACCACTTGCAGTTTATGTATTGagtctagtttattttcctgtTATGAAGATGCTATACAGTATGAAGATATTATTTATGCACATTTGTGTTTCATTGTTTATCACATTATGTGAAACTATGGTTTTGATTTTAATGGCTCATTTGTGCTAAAAAGCCGACAACTTTTGCTTCTGTATCTTCAGCTAAACAAGTGAGGGAGGAGGTGTCGGAGCAATTTAAGGATGCTCGCGGACCCGATGATGTGAGTTAAACCAAACCTTTATGTGGTCCATTGGGAGTAGCTGTTGTTGGAAATGCAACAGTTAACTGAATAAATCTTTGTTCTTGCAGCGCTTCAAGCAGTGATACCTGCTATCAGCGCTCCTGGTTGTCTGTTCTTGTTCTGGTTTTGGATGCCATCCGCAAGCGTCCATTGTATAAAATCCGGATCTAAATTATCTTATTTTCTATTTAGAAATTGAGAACTAGACGCAGAGCACTGTTAGATTTCTGTAGCCTGCCCAACGGAACTAATTCTAGAGGAGAGACTCTCCTTGGCTGGGCCTTGGTTTTACAAATTTCTATGATGCTTAATGTTGTTTTATGAGTAATGCCATGTACCATTCGCAGTCTATCTGTTGTTATGCCCTTGCTTGGCAAATCTGTGTAACTGACTGCGTtcataacctggaaagtttttgaCGCTCAGTTTGTCGTTTGTTCTTCTTGCGACCCATGAGTGTGCTTAAGTTTGAAAAGGGGCAATATAGGGATAATAATACGACCGCTCAAGTATAGAGATGGCAATGGGTTGGGTTTGGAGCGGGTGGAGCTGGTCCAAATCCAACCCATGACCCATATTCCTACCCTCTGCCCATCCACCAAAGTATCCATGGGCACAAACTGTGCCATGCCCAAACCCATTGACTTGGGGTTGTGGGGGATTAGGGAACATGGGTCACACTTTGAGCTCCATGGGCACAAAAAAATCAACATGAAGCCTTCCCAAAGATTAAATTAACTCATCATCGTTTGTTAACTAAGATTAGGTTTAGTAATTATGTTAGTGGAGTTGTGGGGATTAGGAAACATGGGTCATACTTTGACCTTCTCTGACTACGAATGAGTTGGGGTTGGACATTTTCTTAGTTTAATGTTACTATCATAGGGGCCTATTTGTCATATGGGTATCCACTAGATATCGGATATCCATGGAGCAAAAATTAAAACCGTGTCCAACTCAACTGTTCATAGGTATCCATATCCACGGATCCATGGACAGAAATGCGCTCTATACCCTTGCCCAACCGGATCGGGTATCCACGGGTATCCAgatacatggataaaattgccatCCCTACTCAAGTATTTAGTGAAAGCAAAGCGGAGTGCCTTCCATAAAAGTAAAAACTCATACTCCTACAATGGAAACGAGAACCATAGATCAAAACATGAACTATCACAATGAGAATTTAACCGTGTATGCCTGCTAATTTTACTTGCAACTGGATTTCCTTTTCTCGTTGTTCTTCTCCTGTCCTCCAGTCGTGCGAGAGTTCTTAAGAAATTTCTGTATATTCGGCCGAACCCTCGGGCTTCGTGCTCCCGACTGACCGGTCGCCGTTGATGAAGGCCACCACCGCATCCatctccttggccgccttctcccCGTCTGGCTTCAACAGAAAGTAGACGTGGTACTCGCCGGGCGTCTCGTACAGCCGCACCTCGCCGCCCCACCCGCTCGCCCTGAGCGCCTCCACATAGGCGCGTCCCCTGGCGCTCAGCACGTCCAGCCCCGCCACGGTCACCAGCACGCGCGCGCACCCCAGCCGCTGCCACTCGTCTCCCGCCATGGCCACCGGGTTCACCACCGGGTCGTCCAGGCCGTACCTTCCCGCGCAGACGAAGCTCCATATACGgtcgttccgccgccgctccgccgGGTCCCGCGTCTCCGACGGCACCGGGCGCTTCCCCCAGAAGTACGGGTCCAGCAGCGCTATGCCCCGGACGGCCGCGCCGCCGTCCAGGCCCTCCCTGCCGGCGCGCATCGCCATGTTGTGCGCCATGTTGCCCCCGGCGCTGTCGCCGGCCAGGAACAGCCGCGTCAGGTCGGCGCGGCGCGACAGCCAGGGCTCCGCCCCGGACCGCGCGCTCCGGAGCACCCATGTCAGCGCCGTCCACGCGTCGTCGTAGGCCGCCGGGAGGGGGTGCTCCGGCGAGAGGTGGTAGTCCACCGACACGACGACCGCCCCGGCCTTGGACACGAGCGCGTTGAGGTACCGCTGGTACGTCGGCGAGAAGGCGGACTCCGTGACGAACCCGCCGCCGTGGTAGAACACGACGAGCGGCAGCCTGCCGCCGCGCCCGCTCCTCGTGCCGTTGCCGGGGCTCGGCAGGTAGATGCGGACGGCCAGCCCCGCGGCGGCGTCGATGACCACGTCCTTGGAGGCCACGCCGGTGGCGGGGTCCACGGAGGCCGGCACGGTGTCCGTGCCCACGAACCGCTCGACGCGGCCGCTCTTGTAGCGCACCaggaaagggaagaagaagaagtcgacGTCCCCGTCGTCATCGCCGGCGCCGGCGGAGGCCGGCAGGCTGTGGGGAGCGCGGGGAGAGGGGGCGAGCAGCGCACCCGCCATGTTAAGCAGGAGCAACAGCGCGGACGGGATGCTCCCGGCCATGATCAAATTACCTCACTACCAAGATGATCGAGCAGAGCCAACCCTTTTATGTAACAAGTGCTCCTGCTAGACTCGCTCCGGCGGGGACGGCAGCGACGTTGGGGAAGTTAATTAGGAACAGTGTAGGTCGACAAAGTTTAATGTATTTTTCATGGTGCCGACAGTGAATCAGCTCGTGCCACAGGCTACGTGTGTCTGTCAGAGAGCCCCACGTCCCGGTCGGAACGCGACGCAGCCACGTACCTTCCGCGGATCCATTGGAGATTACTGAAAATGCTGCGGCCGGGGCGGAGCTCGTGAGCTCGAGACAGCGTTGCACTGGCCGGCAAGCTCGAGAATCTCAACGCCGTGGCACGAAGAATACTCACTCCGTTTCTAAATTTAAGCTATTTTAACGGTTGGGAAACCACGTATGAATATACATACTAACATacacatattttagaatatagatttactttttattttattttatgtgtagTCATCTCGTAAaattttaaaaagacttatatttaggaatgaagaAGTATACAACACTTGGAATCGGGATCTGAAGATTTGTTGACTTTTGTGCTTTCTTTGAAAGCAAACGTAGAAAATTAGTGTTTCAACTCCTGTTTTGTGTTTTAATTTCCCCGAGTATCTTTCGAACGTCATTACACGTCGACAGTAAATTCTCCATATCCGACAAGACTGTCGTATTGTCATCTTGATAGCTTCTTCCAAGATTTGTGTTAGGGTGAGCAACTTGAAAATTGGATGCGACATATAGGCCGGTCGTACAATTTGAAGGCCCGGGACAAAACTAAAACTCAGGACCCCTTGACTAATATCCACATTCTAACACTGATAATGGATACGAGAATTACAATAACCACAATTACACTTGTATATTCGCCACCATAATATGGCTTTTGCCGTT
This window encodes:
- the LOC123427203 gene encoding uncharacterized protein LOC123427203, translated to MAGGGIFSRALSYVVNEFLVEGLANNRAFQRFAVRTNKTLENLSTKAKQVREEVSEQFKDARGPDDRFKQ
- the LOC123427204 gene encoding probable carboxylesterase 12 is translated as MAGSIPSALLLLLNMAGALLAPSPRAPHSLPASAGAGDDDGDVDFFFFPFLVRYKSGRVERFVGTDTVPASVDPATGVASKDVVIDAAAGLAVRIYLPSPGNGTRSGRGGRLPLVVFYHGGGFVTESAFSPTYQRYLNALVSKAGAVVVSVDYHLSPEHPLPAAYDDAWTALTWVLRSARSGAEPWLSRRADLTRLFLAGDSAGGNMAHNMAMRAGREGLDGGAAVRGIALLDPYFWGKRPVPSETRDPAERRRNDRIWSFVCAGRYGLDDPVVNPVAMAGDEWQRLGCARVLVTVAGLDVLSARGRAYVEALRASGWGGEVRLYETPGEYHVYFLLKPDGEKAAKEMDAVVAFINGDRSVGSTKPEGSAEYTEIS